A window of Gorilla gorilla gorilla isolate KB3781 chromosome 5, NHGRI_mGorGor1-v2.1_pri, whole genome shotgun sequence genomic DNA:
tcaactaacaagcaaaataaccagcgaacatcctaatgacaggatcaaattcacacataacaatattaaccttaaatgtaaatgggctaaatgctccaattaaaagacacagactggcaaattggataaagagtcaagacccatcagtctgctgtattcaggaaacccatctcacatgcagagacacacataggctcaaaataaagggatggaggaagatctaccaagcaagtggaatacaaaaaaaggcagggattgcaatcctagtctctgataaaacagactttaaaccaacaaagatcaaaagagacaaagaaggccattacataatggtaaagggatcaagtcaacaagaagagctaactatcctaaatatatatgcacccaatagaggagcacccagattcataaaccaagtccttagagacctacaaagagacttagactcccacacaataataatgggagactgtaacaccccactgtcaacattagacagatcaacgagacagaaagttaacaaggatatccaggaattgaattcagctctgcaccaagtggacctaataagacacctacagaactctccaccccaaatcaacagaatatacattcttctcagcaccacatcgcacctattccaaaactgaccacatagttggaagtaaagcattcctcagcaaatgtaaaagaacagaaattataacaaactgtctctcaaaccacagtgcaatcaaactagaactcaggattaacaaactcactcaaaaccgctcaacttcAAGGAAActggaacaacctgctcctgaatgactactgggtacataatgaaatgaagacagaaataaagatgttctttgaaaccaacgagaacaaagacacaacataccagaatctctgggacacatttaaagcagtgtgtagagagaaatttatagcactaaatgcccacaagagaaagcaggaaagatctaaaattgacaccctaacatcacaattaaaagaactagagaagcaagagcaaacatattcaaaaactagcagaaggcaagaaataactaagatcagagcagaactgaaggagacagagacacaaaaaacccttcaaaaaaatcaatgaatccagaagctggttttctgGAAAGATCacaattgatagactgctagcaagactactaaaaaagaaaagagagaagaatcaaatagacgcaataaaaaatgataaaggagatatcaccaccgatcccacagaaatgcaaactaccatcagagaatactataaacacctctacgcaaataaactagaaaatctagaagaaatggataaattcctggacacatacaccctcccaagactaaaccacaaagaagttgaatctctgaatagaccaataacaggctctgaaattgaggcaataattaatagcttaccaaccaaaaaaagtccaggactagatggattcacagccaaattctaccagaggtataaggaggagctggtaccattccttctgaaactattccaatcaatagaaaaagagggaatcctccctaactcattttatgaggccagcatcatcctgacaccaaagcctggcagagacacaacaaaaaaaagagaattttagaccaatatccctgatgaacatcgatgtaaaaatcctcaataaaatcctggcaaactgaatccagcagcacatcaaaaagtttatccactgtgatcaagtgggcgccatccctgggatgcaaggctggttcaacatacgcaaaccaataaatgtaatccagcatataaacagaaccaaagacaaaaaccacatgattatctcaacagatgcagaaaaggccttggacaaaattcaacagcccttcatgctaaaaactctcaataaattaggtattgatgggatgtgtctcaaaataataagagctatttatgacaaacccacacccaatatcatactgaatgggcaaaaattggaagcattccctttgaaaactggcacaagacagggatgccctctctcacctctcctattcaacatagtgttggaagttctggccagggccatcaggcaggagaaagaaataaagggtattcaattaggaaaagaggaagtcaaattgtccctgtttgcagatgacatgattgtgtatctagaaaaccccatcgtctcagcccaaaatctcaagctgataagcaacttcagcaaagtctcaggatacaaaatcaatatgcaaaaatcactagcattcttatacatcaataacagacaaacagaaagccaaatcatgagtgaactcccattcacaattgcttcaaagagaataaaatacctaggaatccaacttacaagggatgtgaaggacctcttcaaggagaactacaaaccactgctcaacgaaataaaagaggacacaaacaaatggaagaacattccatgctcatggataggaagaatcaatatcatgaaaatggctatactgcccaagataatttacagattcaatgccatccccatcaagctaccaatgactttcttcacagaattggaaaaaactactttaaagttcacatggaaccaaaaaagagcccacattgccaagtcaatcctaagccaaaagaacaaagctggaggcatcacgctacctgacttcaaactatactacaagggtacagtaaccaaaacagcatggtactggtaccaaaacagagatatagaccaatggaacagaacagagccctcagaaataataccacacatctacaactatctgatctttgacaaacctgacaaaaacaagaaatggggaaaggattccctatttaacaaatggtgctgggaaaactggctagccatatgtagaaagctgaaactggatcccttccttacaccttatacaaaaattaattcaagatggattaaagacttaaatgttagacccaaaaccataaaaaccctagaagaaaacctaagcaataccattcaggacataggcatgggcaaggacctcatgactaaaacaccaaaagcaatggcaacaaaagccaaaattgacaaatgggatctaattaaactcaagagcttctgcacagcaaaagaaactaccatcagagtgaacaggcaacctacagaatgggagaaaatttttgcaatctactcatctgacaaagggctaatatccagaatctacaaagaactcaaacaaatttacaagaaaaaaacaaacaaccccatcaaaaagtgggcaaaggatatgaacagacacttcccaaaagaagacatttatgcagccaacagacacatgaaaaaatgctcatcatcactggccatcagagaaatgcaaatcaaaaccacaatcagatatcatctcacatcagtaagaatggcaatcattaaaaagtcaggaaacaacaggtgctggagaggacgtggagaaataggaacacttttacactgttggtgggactgtaaactagttcaaccattgtggaaggctgtgtggcaattcctcagggatctagaactagaaataccatttgacctagccatcccattactaggtatatacccaaaggaatataaatcatgtttctataaagacacatacacatgtatgtttattgcggcactactcacaatagcaaagacctggagccaacccaaatgtccaacaatgatagactggattaagaaaatgtggcacatatacaccatggaatactatgcagccataaaaaatgatgagttcatgtcctttgtagggacatggatgacgctggaaaccatcattctcagcaaactatcgcaaggacaaaaaaccaaacaccacatgttctcactcataggtgggaattgaacaattgaacttggacacaggaagaggaacatcacacactggggcctgttgtggggtggggggaggtgggcgggatagcattaggagatatacctaatgtaaatgtcgagttaatgggtgtagtacaccaacatggcacatgtatacatatgtaacaaacctgcacgttgtgcacatgtaccctagaacttaaagtataaatacatatatatataaaatacaaaaattagctgggcgtggtggcacgtgcctatactcccagctactgggaggctgaggcaggagaaatcacttgaacctgggaggcaaagttgcagtgagccaagatcgtgccactgcactccaacctggcgacagagtgagactccgtctcaaaaaaagaggagaaagaaagaagacagagaagctGACCAAGAGTGAtcagaataaattatatttctcatTTACCCATCATACTGGATATACTAGACAtccctcccattctattcaactcccaTAAATGCACTGCTTTTATATCTGGAGTAGCTCTTTAGTGCTCCTTCTCTACCTAACCAAGGTTTGACTCACAGTCACTGGAGTTTTCCTCCAGAACGTGGTCATATCCCCTCATACTGCTCTGATCACCCTAACCACCTCCATAACCACCACTCACACTGCTCTGATCTCCATAACCACCTCCATAACCACCACTCACACTGCTCTGATCACCATAACCACCTCCATAACCACCACTCACACTGCTCTGATCACCATAACCACCTCCATAACCACCACTCACACTGCTCTGATCACCATAACCACCTCCATAACCACCACTCACACTGCTCTGATCACCATAAGCACCTCCATAACCACCACTCACACTGCTCTGATCACCATAACCACCTCCATAACCACCACTCACACTGCTCTGATCTCCATAACCACCACTCAGCTGCTCTGACCTCCATAACCACCTCCATAACCACCACTCACACAGCTCTGATCACCATAACCACCTCCATAACCACCACTCACACAGCTCTGATGACCATAACCACCTCCATAACCACCACTCACACTGCTCTGATCACCCTAACCACCTCCATAACCACCACTCACACTGCTCTGATCACCATAACCACCTCCATAACCACCACTCACACAGCTCTGATCACCATAACCACCTCCATAACCACCACTCACACAGCTCTGATCATCATAACCACCTCCATAACCACCACTCACACAGCTCTGATCACCATAACCACCTCCATAACCACCACTCACACAGCTCTGATCACCATAACCACCTCCATAACCACCACTCACAGTGCTCTGATCACCATAACCACCTCCATAACCACCACTCACACTGCTCTGATCACCATAACCACCTCCATAGCCACCACTCACACAGCTCTGATCACCATAACCACCTCCATAACCACCACTCACACAGCTCTGATCACCATAACCACCTCCATAACCACCACTCAGCTGCTCTGACCTCCATAACCACCTCCATAACCATCACTCACACTGCTCTGATCACCATAACCACCTCCATAACCACCACTCACACTGCTCTGATCACCATAACCACCTCCATAACCACCACTCACACTGCTCTGATCTCCATAACCACCACTCAGCTGCTCTGACCTCCATAACCACCTCCATAACCACCACTCAGCTGCTCTGACCTCCGTAACCACCTCCATAACCACCACTCACACTGCTCTGATCACCATAACCACCTCCATAACCACCACTCACACTGCTCTGATCACCATAACCACCTCCATAATCACCACTCACACAGCTCTGATCACCATAACCACCTCCATAACCACCACTCACACAGCTCTGATCACCATAACCACCTCCATAACCACCACTCACACAGCTCTGATCACAATAACCACCTCCATAACCACCACTCACACAGCTCTGATCACCATAACCACCTCCATAACCACCACTCACACTGCTCTGATCACCCTAACCACCTCCATAACCACCACTCACACTGCTCTGATCACCATAACCACCTCCATAACCACCACTCACACTGCTCTGATCTCCATAACCACCTCCATAACCACCACTCACACAGCTCTGATCACCATAACCACCTCCATAACCACCACTCACACAGCTCTGATCACCATAACCACCTCCATAACCACCACTCACACAGCTCTGATCACAACCACCTCCATAACCACCACTCACACAGCTCTGATCACCATAACCACCTCCATAACCACCACTCACAGTGCTCTGATCACCATAACCACCTCCATAACCACCACTCACACAGCTCTGATCACCATAACCACCTCCATAACCAACACTCATACTGCTCTGATCTCCATAACCACCACTCAGCTGCTCTGACCTCCATAACCACCTCCATAACCACCACTCAGCTGCTCTGACCTCCGTAACCACCTCCATAACCACCACTCACACTGCTCTGATCACCATAACCACTTCCATAACCACCACTCACACTGCTCTGATCTCCATAACCACCACTCAGCTGTTCTGACCTCCATAACCACCTCCATAACCACCACTCACACAGCTCTGATCACCATAACCACCTCCATAACCACCACTCACACTGCTCTGATCACCCTAACCACCTCCATAACCACCACTCACACAGCTCTGATCACCATAACCACCTCCATAACCACCACTCACACAGCTCTGATCACCATAACCACCTCCATAACCACCACTCACACAGCTCTGATCACCATAACCACCTCCATAACCACCACTCACACAGCTCTGATCACCATAACCACCTCCATAACCACCACTCACACAGCTCTGATCACCATAACCACCTCCATAACCACCACTCACACAGCTCTGATCACCCTAACCACCTCCATAACCACCACTCACACTGCTCTGATCACCCTAACCACCTCCATAACCACCACTCACACAGCTCTGATCACCATAACCACCTCCATAACCACCACTCACACTGCTCTGATCTCCATAACCACCTCCATAACCACCACTCACACTGCTCTGATCACCATAACCACCTCCATAACCACCACTCACACAGCTCTGATCACCATAACCACCTCCATAACCACCACTCACACAGCTCTGATCACAACCACCTCCATAACCACCACTCACACACCTCTGATCACCATAACCACCTCCATAACCACCACTCACAGTGCTCTGATCACCATAACCACCTCCATAACCGCCACTCACACAGCTCTGATCACCATAACCACCTCCATAACCACCACTCATACTGCTCTGATCACCATAACCACCTCCATAACCACCACTCACACAGCTCTGATCACCATAACCACCTCCATAACCACCACTCAGCTGCTCTGACCTCCATAACCACCTCCATAACCATCACTCACACTGCTCTGATCACCATAACCACCTCCATAACCACCACTCACACTGCTCTGATCACCATAACCACCTCCATAACCACCACTCACACAGCTCTGATCACCATAACCACCTCCATAACCACAACTCAGCTGCTCTGACCTCCATAACCACCTCCATAACCATCACTCGCACTGCTCTGATCACCATAACCACCTCCATAACCACCACTCACACTGCTCTGATCACCATAACCACCTCCATAACCACCACTCACACTGCTCAGACCACCATAACCACCTCCACAACCACCACTCAGCTGCATAACTAGACTGGTTGGATAAGCCCATCTCTCCCATCATTTGGCTACCATAAGCACCACCACTTGCCCCTGCTGTAGATTCAAGAAAAGTTCTACATAGGTGTGTTCATAAACCCCCCTACTTGTTCCTGCAGCATTTAAAAAGATCTCCATGTACCTCTGCTGCATATTAGCTTTGTCTTTTGCCATAGCTGCCACTGCATCTTCGTGAGCAGCAAACTCAACATCTGCCCTACCAGTAAACTCTGTCATCGGGTCCAATTTCAATATGTACTCTCATGAGGTTAAGAggtgaatagaaattataacattcTTAGTGGCTCTGTAAGGTAAACCCCTCGTGTGTACACAGTGCCCTGTGGTGCTCTGGAAACTGGATCCACTATCTCCATATCTATGATTAGACATTCCTGAAAAACAGTAATTGCAGTCTTTTCCAAATCTATCAGACCTAAAGCCATATCCATCATTACAGCCACGATAGTCATCATAGCCTCTATACCCTCCACCATAGGGACCCTGCCTCATCCTTTCAAACCCAGCTCCTCTGCCAATGCTATTATACCTCAGCCAGCCCCTGGCCTATCACTGGGACCTGGCCACTGCACAGCCATGAGCTTCTGAGAGGGATCATAGTAGGTATGAACTTCAGCTTGGCTATTCTAGAAGATTTCAATGTACCTGTGCCCTATTCTTTCCCTGTGTTTCTTCAATGCCGTCTCAGCTATCTCCTGCGAAGCCAACTGCACAAAGGCTTCCCCTGTGCTTCTGCCCTGAAAGTCCACTCACAGTGTTATCCCATTTGGCACAATTTCCAAccctgaaaagaaatgaacaatctCTTCCTTGGACAGCCAAATGGAAGTCCTCTAAGCCAGACGAAGCCATCGTTGGCAGTATCAGGACTATTCAGACCTGTGTGCTTCGATACCCAATCCATTTCAACACTATTAGACTTGAATACTTCAACGCATCTGTGTCCCATGGTTTCTCTGTCTTTAAAGCCAATTTCGCTTCATCTGCAGATTCAAGTTCAACAAATGCTTCACCACTTGGTCTGCCTTCTCCGGTGTAGATGAAACAAATACCTGATGTGCCATTTTGTATTTTGCAATCAGAGAAGTGCATCACTTCATCAGCTGAGCAGGACCAGGATAGGCCCTGGACCTTCACCAAGAACCCCTCCCTGCCTTCCGTGCTCAGCATCGTGGCGACTATTGAGCTCTTGGTGGCAAGTTTGGCGGAATGCAATTTTGGTGTAGTGGGCAATTATCCTCCTTCTGCCTTCAAATGGGCTATAGCAAGATGACAACCAGAACTACTTCTGCTCACATAAGCAAGTGATCACATGAGCACACCGGCTTTACCTCTAATCTCTGCTGCCatctaacttctctgtgcctctgctGTCCCATCTGTCACACGAGACTAATACAGGCCCTCACCTCCCTAGATGTCGGATTGTGAGGACCAAAGAAACATCATCTCTGCCTATACCTTTTCCCCTATTTTTTCCCTCCAGAAACCCAATGACCTTGGACTTCCCTGAGTCCCACACTGGTTGACATATTACATATGGATTCTTCCCTCCAAGGGAAGATGAGCCTAGCTTCCATCGGGAACAGACTAACACATTCCATCAGTCCCTTATCCTGACTGTACATTCCCTACTTCACTCCCCAGGCAGGGCCTGGGTAGTGAACTTTTAAGAACCAACACTGATTTGACTTCCACCAGCAGGCTCAGCAGCACAGCCTCTAGATGTTTTGCTCGTTTCATCGCCAGGCGGTACTCTTTCTCACAGTACTATAAAGCAATTCCTGTTTTTCACTTTGTTGAAAAGGTGTGCCAAATGACTGCAATTCTGTGTGCCCAGATTATGATAAGCCTACCCTGGTGTCCTGCCTAATTAATCACATCACAGCCCACTGGCATTTTCATCAGAAGCCTTTGCTTGAGTGGATGGGGGTAGGCTGCAGATTCTTCTCTGTTGTCTGGCTGGAGTAGAGCAGTTACTGTCTAAAGGTTTTCTGTCTTGGTAGACTGCCTCCTTTCCTGGACCTTTAGTTATACATAAGAGGCTTTTGCTGGTGGCTGTTTTTGTCTGTGCTTGTTGATGTGTACAGATTGCTGGCTTCTGGGATATATGAGGCAAAAATGAAACACAGGGAGTCACTCCTGTGTCAGTCCTTGGGTCCTGAAGTCCATAGCCAGTTTGCCTTTCAGTCTTCTGCttgttttacatataatattCAGGATTTTTAGCCATACTTGGTGAGAGGAACATGGAAAAGTATGTCTAGTCCATTTTCCCAGGAGTGGAAATTTCCCAGAATTGTGTTTAGAAAGGGCTTGTTGTGTAGAAGACAGTTTTGATGGGAAGCAAAGATGGGTGGCAGAGGACCAATTGGGGGGCCACTGTTAGTCGACAAGAAAAGCTGAAGACCTGGATTGGCCAGTGGCACTGGGACCCAAATGAGTGGGATAGAGAAAACTATTTATAGGTTAAGAAAAACAGGGAAGAGCAACAAAAACAAGTCTAACAGGAAGTCAGTGTGGTCCGCAGTAGAACCATTGCTTAAGGCCCAGTGCTCTCCTCTGGCAGAAGAACGGATTTACAGTTTGTCAACAGTCACGTAGTTTTTGAATGGACTGTCTCCTGTCCTAGTGGGTCTTTAATTTGTGGGGAACAAAAAACCgtccttttaaaaactgaagagatTTGACTGAAGGTTTGACCAAACAGGATCTTACTGTTGCATCCATAAGGTTAAACACAATTAGCAAGCAACAGAGGCGAACAGAATAGTATTTTGAAAAGTTCtgaatataggccaggcatggtggctcacgcctgtaatgctaacactttgggaggtcaaggtgggaaaatcacttgagcccaggagtttgagaccagcctggtcaacatggtgagactccgtctccataaaaaatgcaaaaattagctgggtatggtagttcacacctgtagtcccagctacttggggggctgaggtgggagtacagcttgagcccaggaggtgcaggctgcagtgaattgagatcacaccactggtctccagcctgggcaacagagctagaccctgtctcaaggaaaaaaaaaaaaaaaagttctgaaaataaaatccttcaagacccttatatttttattgtagttaGCTTTTTGTCTTATAAAAGTTTGGTTTTCTGGAAATGAataatgacttttaaatttttgctttattgtGAAACAAGGGCTATGGACATCATAatgtaaaaacaacaataaagcaAAGTGTCACAGAAAAACCTAGTTTTGCTGGCACCTCTCCATTTTATTTCACTTGTTGATCATGTAAATGCCCTTCCTCTCTAAGTTAGAATGTGTTTGGCTCCGGGTAACAGGAATCCTGATGAACAGTGGTTTTAAATATAAGGACATATCTGTTTTACCTAATAAAAAGTACAAGAACTGGCAGTCCCTTGGTGAGTCTGGAAGATTAACAAGGTCATCCCGGACCCAGGGACTTTCCATTCTTGACTCTGAATTCCCAGCAGCCTGCTTTCATTTTCCAACTTGTTGCCTCATCGTCACAAGATGTTTCCTATAGGTGCAAGCACCACAGCCTCCCACAGCCTAGTAAGagacaagaaggaagggagggggaaaaCATTTCACCTCATATGCCTCTCTCCGGAAGGAAAATTTTTCTCAGAAGCCCTGAGAGATTTCCTCTGATCCCAGCCACAACTGCTCAACTGGCCAACTCTGCCTGCAAGAAGACTGAGCACCATCACTATGTGGTAAAGACCATGATAGCCATGCTTGCCTTAGACCAGGGGTTCTCATCAAGGGCATGACGGGAGGGGGCAGTattgaaaatatagaaagggacACTTTCAGTTGTCACATAAACAGAGAGGTGCTGTTGGCATCTAGTGGGTTGGTGTGGGGATGCTAAATGTCCTAAAATGCACAAGAtacttttcacacacacacaaattgtctTGTCCAAAATTCCAGTAGCACACTTGTTGAGAAACACTGGCTTACATCAGCCATAATTCATCTCCTGGCCTGAAGATACTATGACTCAAACACAATTTAGAAGTTCCTAGATTGTGCAAGAGGAGGAACATGGCTCCCAGTAGTGTGTGCCACAATATCCCAGCAGATGTTGGAAGGAGTACAGCAATGCCTAGTCATTCTGGCATGCTAAATCCTTTTCAGAAAGCTGCTATTATTTGTACTGAATGGGCAACTAGGAAAGAATTACAGAGATCAGGACAGGGAAATTACATGCAAAAGGTGCCTTTATTTTTCCTAATGAAGGGATTTTTTTCCAGTAGCTGGACAAGCCTGTTTCCAAGAATAATTGACTCTGAGCTACCCATACCTCTGTTACCTCTGTTGACTAACAGATGCTCCTTACTCCCACCAAGGAGTTCAGAATGTTTAAAACCTAACTCTATCTTtactttttttactattattattttagaattagagacagggtctcgctgtgttgcccaggagggtcttgaactcctgggttcaaggacttctcccacctcagtatcCCAAAGTTCTaggcttataggcatgagccactgtgcctaaccataaaattattatttttatttgacacataataactgtacatattcTGGAGTACACTGTGATATTtccatacatgtatacaatgtgtagtgatcaaatcagggtaattggcacATCTGTCAATTCaaatatctattatttctttgtgctgaaaatattcaaaatctgctcttctatttgaaaatatacaataaattgttggtTATTATAGTTACCCAATGGTGCTGTAGAACACTAGCACTTATTCCTCCCATCTAGCTGTACTCTTGTATCTGTTAATAACCTCTGGCTGTCCCCTCCCTACccctaccctttccagcctctagtaaccactattctactctctacttctatgagataaaCTCTTTTAGCTTtcacctatcagtgagaacatgcagtatttctctttctgtgcttggcttatttcacttaatataatgtcctcctgtggctaaatagtattcatacatatatatgtatggatatgtgtgtgtgtgtatgtatatatatatatacactcacacatacacattttcttttctttttctttctctctccttttctctttctttctgggaTAGGGTCTctcccctctgtcacccaggctggaatgcagaggtgcattcatagctcactatagccttgaactcctgggctcatgaaatcttctcacctcagcctcccaagtagctgggactataggcgcacaccaccatgcctggctaatttttatttttttgtagaggtggggtctcactttgttgcccaggctggtctcaaaccctccttgagcaattctcccacttctaaattcccagcctcctaaagtgctgggattacaggtatgagccaccatgcctggtcatatataccacattttccttatccattcatctgttgatggacacttaggctgagtctttatcttggttattgtgaatggtgctgcaatataCATGGAAACGCAGATATCTCATCAACGTatgaatttctgaaataatattttaataatagtctAGTAAAAATTATGATAACAATctactgaattatttttttaaaaaaacttagaaTGTCAGAAGTCTTTGTGGTCTGCAGAGAAAATGAAGACTAAACATTATagctttaattataatttttaaaatctaaatgttCACTAAATCTGAAAGATTAGATATATTGGGTTATGTTGCATTGCTGCTCACAGTAAAATCTTGTAAGTCAGTATAAAATCCACTAGATTAGAAAAGGAAAAGTAGGCTAGGAAGTTTGGTTTGGCttccctatctgtaaaaccaCAACTGTCTATGCTTGACACAAACTaaggtaaataaataatgtttcttaGGCTAATTGCTAACTGTGAATAGGAGATAACCTGGCATAGAAGAgtaggaagagcattccaggcagaaagaaTGGACTCAGCAGAGGTACTAACTGGTGAAACAGCATGACATGGTCATAGTCACACCAGATGTGAGCTCTTGAGAGCATCGTGGattaacattaacatttttaaCCAACAACTCTGATAATCTCTCCAGGATCCCTGGATTTCTGGGTGCCAATAACAAAAGCTAgacttactgtttttttttcctctgtacttCTGCAATagattgaatgtttgtgttcacccaaaattcatgttgaaatcttaacccctaATGTGGAGGTAGGTGGTGAGGCcc
This region includes:
- the LOC129534317 gene encoding loricrin-like isoform X2 is translated as MSGGYGGGYGDQSCVSGGYGGGYGDQSTVSGGYGGGYGDQRCVSGGYGGGCDQSCVSGGYGGGYGDQSCVSGGYGGGYGDQSSVSGGYGGGYGDQSCVSGGYGGGYGDQSCVSGGYGGGYGDQSCVSGGYGGGYGDQSCVSGGYGGGYGDQSCVSGGYGGGYGDQSCVSGGYGGGYGDQSCVSGGYGGGYGDQSCVSGGYGGGCDQSCVSGGYGGGYGDQSCVSGGYGGGYGDQSCVSGGYGGGYGDQSSVSGGYGGGYGDQSSVSGGYGGGYGDQSCVSGGYGGGYCDQSCVSGGYGGGYGDQSCVSGGYGGGYGDQSCVSGDYGGGYGDQSSVSGGYGGGYGDQSSVSGGYGGGYGGQSS
- the LOC129534317 gene encoding uncharacterized protein isoform X3 yields the protein MSGGYGGGYGDQSCVSGGYGGGYGDQSTVSGGYGGGYGDQRCVSGGYGGGCDQSCVSGGYGGGYGDQSCVSGGYGGGYGDQSSVSGGYGGGYGDQSCVSGGYGGGYGDQSCVSGGYGGGYGDQSCVSGGYGGGYGDQSCVSGGYGGGYGDQSCVSGGYGGGYGDQSCVSGGYGGGYGDQSCVSGGYGGGYGDQSTVSGGYGGGYGDQSCVSGGYGGGCDQSCVSGGYGGGYGDQSCVSGGYGGGYGDQSCVSGGYGGGYGDQSSVSGGYGGGYGDQSCVSGGYGGGYCDQSCVSGGYGGGYGDQSCVSGGYGGGYGDQSCVSGDYGGGYGDQSSVSGGYGGGYGDQSSVSGGYGGGYGGQSS
- the LOC129534317 gene encoding uncharacterized protein isoform X1; the encoded protein is MSGGYGGGYGDQSCVSGGYGGGYGDQSTVSGGYGGGYGDQRCVSGGYGGGCDQSCVSGGYGGGYGDQSCVSGGYGGGYGDQSSVSGGYGGGYGDQSCVSGGYGGGYGDQSCVSGGYGGGYGDQSCVSGGYGGGYGDQSCVSGGYGGGYGDQSCVSGGYGGGYGDQSCVSGGYGGGYGDQSCVSGGYGGGYGDQSTVSGGYGGGYGDQSCVSGGYGGGCDQSCVSGGYGGGYGDQSCVSGGYGGGYGDQSCVSGGYGGGYGDQSSVSGGYGGGYGDQSSVSGGYGGGYGDQSCVSGGYGGGYCDQSCVSGGYGGGYGDQSCVSGGYGGGYGDQSCVSGDYGGGYGDQSSVSGGYGGGYGDQSSVSGGYGGGYGGQSS
- the LOC129534317 gene encoding uncharacterized protein isoform X4, encoding MSGGYGGGYGDQSCVSGGYGGGYGDQSTVSGGYGGGYGDQRCVSGGYGGGCDQSCVSGGYGGGYGDQSCVSGGYGGGYGDQSSVSGGYGGGYGDQSCVSGGYGGGYGDQSCVSGGYGGGYGDQSCVSGGYGGGYGDQSCVSGGYGGGYGDQSCVSGGYGGGYGDQSCVSGGYGGGYGDQSCVSGGYGGGYGDQSTVSGGYGGGYGDQSCVSGGYGGGCDQSCVSGGYGGGYGDQSCVSGGYGGGYGDQSCVSGGYGGGYGDQSSVSGGYGGGYGDQSSVSGGYGGGYGDQSCVSGGYGGGYCDQSCVSGGYGGGYGDQSCVSGGYGGGYGDQSSVSGGYGGGYGDQSSVSGGYGGGYGGQSS